The proteins below come from a single Eubacterium limosum genomic window:
- the ybaK gene encoding Cys-tRNA(Pro) deacylase: MAKKDKNKTNVMRILDKAKLPYTPHEYDHEDGAVDGVTVAARLGQKVEEVFKTLVCHGHSGDYCVFVIPVAEELDLKKAARAAGEKSVEMIPVRDINSVTGYVRGGCSPIGMKKSFKTVFDESCKNIHHIIVSAGKIGYQIELEPEALVAFVRGSVADIIK, translated from the coding sequence TTGGCAAAAAAGGATAAAAACAAAACCAATGTGATGCGCATTTTAGATAAAGCGAAGCTCCCCTATACCCCCCACGAATACGACCATGAGGACGGCGCTGTAGACGGCGTTACCGTCGCTGCCCGCCTGGGCCAAAAGGTGGAGGAGGTCTTTAAGACGCTGGTATGCCACGGCCACTCCGGCGATTACTGCGTCTTTGTGATCCCGGTGGCAGAGGAGCTGGATTTAAAAAAAGCTGCCCGGGCAGCCGGTGAAAAATCTGTTGAAATGATCCCTGTCAGGGACATCAACAGCGTCACCGGCTATGTGCGCGGGGGCTGCTCACCCATCGGCATGAAAAAATCCTTCAAAACTGTTTTTGATGAAAGCTGCAAAAACATTCATCATATTATTGTCTCCGCGGGAAAGATCGGCTATCAGATCGAGCTGGAACCCGAAGCCCTTGTCGCCTTTGTGCGGGGCAGCGTGGCCGATATTATAAAATAA
- a CDS encoding ABC transporter permease, whose amino-acid sequence MLNYIKAECFKTFKRVYMRNTLLIFVLLAVAVNVLFFVAFRSNPADSQELIRTSLSIIVPMLLIMVYMMLIMIDIVFSEEYKYKTFKNTLSFGFTRTQVYFGKLAVSIIVAVVVFFITLAVYLVSLFLLLGFPEDMSMIGLVFSRIAAAIPLYIGALCLCNACAFIIPNSTAFSFVYMGFLIVPYLLFYTLTLLNPAFMPLFSTALVTPFYTAIMGMDISIANMGDMMAVGFRVNNIEYLQNASSLPGTSVAYCLILGLAYAVIATLIGLAVYRRREIR is encoded by the coding sequence ATGCTTAATTACATCAAGGCAGAATGCTTTAAAACCTTTAAGCGGGTTTATATGCGCAACACGCTGTTGATTTTTGTGCTGCTGGCAGTTGCCGTCAACGTCCTGTTTTTTGTTGCCTTCCGGAGCAACCCCGCCGATTCTCAGGAGCTCATCCGGACCAGCCTCTCCATTATTGTCCCAATGCTCCTGATTATGGTATATATGATGCTGATTATGATTGATATTGTGTTTTCTGAGGAGTATAAATACAAAACCTTTAAAAACACGCTGTCTTTTGGCTTCACGCGAACCCAGGTCTACTTCGGGAAGCTGGCTGTCTCCATTATTGTAGCAGTTGTCGTATTCTTTATCACTCTGGCGGTTTATCTGGTCAGTCTGTTCCTGCTGCTGGGTTTCCCCGAAGATATGAGCATGATCGGCCTGGTTTTTAGCCGCATTGCGGCGGCCATTCCCCTGTACATCGGCGCACTGTGCCTCTGTAACGCCTGTGCCTTTATCATTCCCAACAGCACGGCCTTCAGCTTTGTGTACATGGGTTTTCTGATCGTCCCCTATCTTCTGTTCTATACCTTGACCCTGCTGAATCCGGCTTTTATGCCGCTGTTCAGCACTGCTCTGGTAACGCCCTTTTACACAGCCATCATGGGGATGGACATCAGTATTGCCAACATGGGCGATATGATGGCAGTAGGCTTTAGGGTGAATAACATTGAATACCTCCAGAATGCCTCCTCCCTTCCCGGAACCTCTGTCGCCTACTGTCTCATCCTTGGTCTGGCCTACGCGGTAATCGCTACCCTGATCGGCCTTGCGGTTTACAGACGCCGGGAAATACGTTAG
- a CDS encoding type II toxin-antitoxin system RnlA family toxin, which translates to MKVKLCDLKALENLTIAAYDIPDNMVLASKAKFTKAAGKNNCFISGAPSQAIDRDLEVLSVSAHRISCTYSFSMSEKGYEELIETLMKRSDFTNNPKYNKKYHRVFYVNKRKFTISYFNKKRIATVYASNDLFDTDLAPLFDRQWGEPIDRQASKKETPEKETAKKEPAKKAAVKNEGYKWEKKKQPVAALTALPVAEEPLRLEKSEPHWTVQDISFRINRIVVTGEKLSLSSTKKLKAITDKSNNSVSLKIENTGPGKRKQAVTLTSNINSYLVEAIDCVKAESPEPLSFELRFPMKTATWDYICRNSWLDGAANESLENGFKMVSEGQSVFFKRNNNTGVCEMKGLNTELLRDCIIRLEDIFENNTGDRRVEKESINEVIRKKIPYTIRILKDQADQFINLISPSFVLLNDASIELTDYSPMVFSVYRGVELYLKYLADLSGIDLANQPVGKIFKTVGRQKHQYLQMINDSMKGEMLQSIFENFGSYRNALFHANLDNVMVIGSREAAEDICISALQNLEAASFQFHLEEMTITI; encoded by the coding sequence ATGAAAGTAAAACTTTGCGATCTGAAGGCTTTGGAAAACCTCACCATTGCGGCGTATGACATACCGGATAATATGGTGCTGGCCTCCAAGGCTAAATTTACCAAGGCAGCTGGAAAAAACAACTGCTTTATCTCCGGGGCCCCCTCACAGGCCATTGACCGGGATCTGGAGGTGCTGTCTGTTTCTGCGCACCGCATATCCTGTACCTACTCCTTCTCCATGAGTGAGAAAGGGTATGAGGAGCTGATCGAAACCCTGATGAAACGGTCGGATTTTACCAACAATCCCAAATATAATAAAAAATACCACCGGGTTTTTTATGTGAACAAGCGCAAGTTCACCATCTCCTATTTTAACAAAAAGCGCATTGCCACCGTCTATGCCAGCAACGATTTGTTTGACACAGACCTGGCCCCCCTGTTCGACCGCCAGTGGGGAGAGCCCATTGACCGTCAAGCCAGCAAAAAGGAGACACCTGAAAAGGAAACCGCCAAAAAAGAGCCGGCCAAAAAGGCGGCGGTGAAAAACGAAGGCTACAAGTGGGAAAAGAAAAAGCAGCCCGTGGCCGCGCTCACAGCCCTGCCCGTGGCCGAGGAGCCTCTGAGGCTTGAAAAGAGCGAGCCCCACTGGACAGTACAGGACATCAGCTTCCGCATTAACCGCATTGTGGTCACCGGCGAGAAGCTGAGCCTCAGCTCGACCAAGAAGCTCAAGGCCATAACGGACAAAAGCAATAACAGCGTCAGCCTGAAAATTGAAAATACAGGCCCGGGAAAAAGAAAACAGGCGGTCACCCTGACCAGCAACATTAACAGCTACCTGGTGGAAGCCATCGACTGTGTAAAGGCCGAATCACCTGAGCCCTTATCCTTTGAGCTACGTTTCCCCATGAAAACCGCCACCTGGGATTATATCTGCCGGAACAGCTGGCTGGACGGCGCAGCCAATGAGTCTCTGGAAAACGGCTTTAAGATGGTCTCTGAGGGACAGTCCGTATTTTTCAAGCGCAACAACAACACCGGCGTGTGTGAGATGAAGGGCCTGAACACCGAGCTGCTGCGGGACTGTATTATCCGTCTGGAGGATATTTTTGAGAACAACACCGGTGACCGCAGGGTGGAAAAGGAATCCATCAATGAGGTAATCCGGAAAAAGATCCCCTATACCATCCGGATCTTAAAGGATCAGGCGGACCAGTTTATCAACCTGATTTCGCCGTCCTTTGTGCTGCTGAACGACGCCAGTATCGAGCTGACCGACTACAGCCCCATGGTTTTCTCCGTATACCGCGGGGTTGAGCTGTACCTCAAATACCTGGCAGACCTGAGCGGCATCGACCTGGCCAACCAGCCGGTGGGCAAGATTTTTAAAACCGTCGGGCGCCAGAAGCACCAGTATCTGCAGATGATCAACGACTCCATGAAGGGCGAGATGCTCCAGTCCATTTTTGAGAACTTTGGGAGCTACAGAAACGCCCTGTTCCACGCCAATCTGGACAATGTCATGGTGATTGGCAGCCGGGAAGCGGCCGAGGACATCTGTATCAGCGCCTTGCAGAACCTGGAGGCGGCCAGCTTTCAGTTTCATCTGGAAGAGATGACCATCACCATCTGA
- a CDS encoding sugar-binding transcriptional regulator, which produces MEQSKVNQILRVAKMYYELKMSQQDIGAKENISKSTVSRLLKNAMDLGFVEVRIRQPHYALADLEAEFTNRFGIRKVVIAADVVENREVLVQDVCSAMAADLPKYIEDDSVVGVAWGRTLNVLIKHLPKMTRSNTLTIQLNGGASRALYESGATDIVKAFKNAIGGDGYLLPAPAIVDTPHIAGVIMGDSQISSVLQLAQRCRTAVFSVGNITERSVLYELGCFSPREYMSFKTKGAVGDVCSHYIDIDGNVADENLDGRVVGTSLEHIKKIPNKLMVAVGLEKAEAVLGALRGGYADVLYLDEPLARKVLEIDENSEDSKK; this is translated from the coding sequence ATGGAACAGAGCAAAGTCAATCAGATCCTTCGCGTCGCTAAGATGTACTATGAACTCAAAATGAGCCAGCAGGATATCGGCGCCAAGGAAAACATTTCAAAATCCACCGTCAGCCGTCTTTTAAAAAACGCCATGGACCTGGGGTTTGTGGAGGTTCGGATTCGGCAGCCGCATTACGCGCTGGCCGATCTGGAGGCTGAATTTACCAACCGTTTCGGAATCCGCAAGGTTGTGATTGCGGCGGATGTTGTGGAAAACAGAGAGGTGCTGGTGCAGGATGTCTGCAGCGCCATGGCGGCAGACCTGCCCAAGTACATCGAGGATGACAGCGTAGTGGGCGTGGCCTGGGGACGGACCTTGAATGTCCTCATTAAGCACCTGCCAAAAATGACCCGCAGCAATACCCTGACCATCCAGCTCAACGGCGGGGCTTCAAGGGCCCTGTACGAGTCGGGCGCGACGGATATTGTCAAGGCATTCAAGAACGCCATCGGCGGGGACGGCTATCTGCTGCCCGCGCCGGCTATTGTGGACACGCCGCATATTGCCGGGGTGATCATGGGGGATTCCCAGATCAGCTCAGTGCTCCAGCTGGCACAGCGCTGCCGGACAGCGGTCTTTTCGGTGGGCAACATCACCGAGCGTTCGGTGCTCTATGAGCTGGGCTGCTTTAGCCCGCGGGAGTACATGAGCTTTAAGACCAAGGGTGCAGTGGGCGATGTCTGCTCACATTATATTGATATTGATGGCAACGTGGCGGATGAAAATCTGGACGGCAGAGTTGTGGGGACCTCCCTTGAGCACATTAAGAAAATACCGAATAAGCTGATGGTAGCAGTGGGGCTTGAAAAGGCCGAGGCCGTTCTGGGCGCTCTGCGCGGCGGCTATGCCGATGTGCTTTATCTTGACGAGCCGCTGGCGAGAAAAGTTCTGGAGATCGACGAAAATTCAGAGGACTCGAAAAAATAA
- a CDS encoding response regulator transcription factor, translated as MSPYNILIVEDDADINSLLEKLLTKAGHHVRPAFSGSEGKMCLEQYQYDLVLLDLMLPGVTGEELVAQIRKSSTVPIIIISAKASVADRIDLLKLGADDFICKPFDVGEVLARVEAQLRRAVAFSEAGGSVKILTSGDLVLDADSMEVRLKDQPVSLTVREFKILHLLMSHPKKVFTRENLFTQVWEDAFLGEDNTVNVHISNIRSKLAKIDPGTSYIKTVWGIGFKMEN; from the coding sequence ATGAGCCCATACAATATTCTTATCGTAGAAGACGACGCAGACATTAACAGCCTTCTGGAAAAGCTGCTGACCAAGGCCGGCCATCACGTGCGCCCTGCCTTTTCCGGCAGCGAGGGTAAAATGTGCCTGGAGCAGTACCAGTATGACCTGGTGCTCCTGGACCTCATGCTTCCCGGCGTTACCGGAGAGGAGCTGGTCGCCCAGATCCGCAAGTCGAGCACGGTGCCCATCATCATCATTTCGGCCAAGGCCTCTGTGGCCGACCGCATCGACCTGTTAAAGCTCGGCGCGGATGATTTTATCTGCAAGCCCTTTGACGTGGGCGAGGTGCTGGCCCGTGTCGAGGCGCAGCTGCGCCGCGCTGTGGCTTTTTCAGAAGCCGGTGGCAGCGTGAAAATTCTGACAAGCGGCGACCTCGTCCTGGACGCGGACAGCATGGAGGTGCGCCTGAAGGATCAGCCTGTTTCACTGACGGTCCGGGAGTTCAAAATCCTTCATCTGCTCATGTCCCATCCCAAAAAGGTCTTTACCAGAGAGAACCTCTTTACCCAGGTCTGGGAGGACGCGTTTCTGGGCGAGGACAACACCGTCAACGTCCACATCAGCAATATCCGAAGCAAACTCGCCAAAATCGACCCTGGCACCAGCTATATCAAAACCGTGTGGGGCATCGGGTTTAAGATGGAAAATTGA
- a CDS encoding NAD(P)H-dependent glycerol-3-phosphate dehydrogenase translates to MSILTYVGAGQMASALTYPVIENGHEVRLVGTPLDREVIDELRKSNFHINLKRTLPDTVKYYQVEEVEEALKDADVVLCGVSSFGVDWFAENILPIIPDDVPMIAVTKGMIDQEDGSMITYPHYWESRLPEGKKLSINGIGGPCTSYELADKDNSAVAFCGRDIETLRKIKAMFTAPYYHVSLSTDVIGVECAVALKNAYALGVSLAVGIAEKNEGIGVQHYNSQAALFGQSVKEMKQLLNLVGGGEENIIYGAGDLYVTIFGGRTRKIGTLLGRGLSFDDAMEELAGVTLESIVIATRTAKAVRRLAENGKVDLADFPLLMHVDDIINKGAEVDIPWKAFETEKF, encoded by the coding sequence ATGAGCATTCTTACCTATGTCGGCGCAGGCCAGATGGCGTCTGCATTAACTTATCCTGTAATTGAAAACGGACACGAAGTACGGTTGGTGGGTACCCCGCTTGACAGAGAAGTCATTGACGAGCTTCGCAAATCAAACTTCCATATCAATTTAAAACGAACCCTACCAGACACGGTTAAATACTATCAGGTAGAAGAAGTGGAAGAAGCCCTCAAAGACGCAGATGTTGTATTATGCGGCGTCAGCAGCTTCGGCGTAGACTGGTTTGCAGAAAATATTCTTCCAATCATCCCCGACGATGTCCCGATGATCGCAGTGACCAAGGGCATGATCGACCAGGAAGACGGCTCCATGATCACCTATCCCCACTACTGGGAATCCAGACTGCCTGAGGGCAAAAAGCTTTCCATCAACGGCATCGGCGGCCCATGCACCAGCTATGAGCTGGCCGACAAGGACAATTCCGCCGTTGCATTCTGCGGCCGCGACATTGAAACCCTGCGCAAAATCAAGGCAATGTTCACTGCTCCCTACTATCATGTAAGCCTCTCAACCGATGTGATCGGCGTTGAATGCGCCGTCGCGCTCAAAAACGCTTACGCCCTGGGCGTTTCCCTGGCAGTCGGCATCGCGGAAAAGAATGAAGGCATCGGCGTTCAGCATTACAACTCCCAGGCCGCCCTGTTCGGACAGAGCGTGAAGGAAATGAAGCAGCTTCTGAATTTAGTCGGCGGCGGTGAAGAAAATATCATCTACGGCGCCGGCGACCTCTATGTTACCATCTTCGGCGGCAGAACCCGTAAAATCGGTACCCTTCTGGGCCGCGGTTTGTCCTTCGACGACGCCATGGAAGAGCTGGCAGGCGTCACACTGGAATCCATCGTCATCGCCACCCGCACCGCGAAGGCAGTCCGCAGACTGGCTGAAAACGGCAAAGTCGACCTGGCCGACTTCCCGCTGCTCATGCACGTAGACGACATTATTAACAAGGGCGCCGAAGTGGATATCCCCTGGAAAGCCTTTGAAACCGAAAAATTCTAG
- a CDS encoding ABC transporter ATP-binding protein produces MKTTVLKTRNLTKKYHHVPAVEDVSLSLEKGDIYGLMGKNGAGKTTLIRLITSLALPDAGEIELWGETAASGLNTMRHRIGAIVEDSCFYPFMTARDNLEYYRIQRGIAGRECVDEALELVGLSDTGKKKFQKFSLGMKQRLGLALAIMHRPDLLILDEPTNGLDPMGIVAIRNVLLRLNREQEVTILISSHILSELSTLATRYGFIHQGRLVNEITARELECECQEYLEVVADNTEKAAMVLETCLDCRAYEVLPDGVLRVYGFLDQVPLLSQTLAQNGVGLYSLTPKGSNLEDYFISVIGGEENA; encoded by the coding sequence ATGAAAACAACCGTACTTAAAACACGAAACCTTACTAAAAAATACCATCATGTTCCGGCTGTAGAGGACGTATCCCTCTCCCTTGAAAAGGGCGACATCTACGGCCTCATGGGCAAAAACGGCGCGGGTAAGACCACGCTGATCCGCCTGATCACCTCGCTGGCATTACCGGACGCAGGCGAGATCGAGCTCTGGGGGGAAACCGCGGCGAGCGGGCTGAACACCATGCGCCACCGCATTGGCGCCATTGTTGAGGATTCCTGCTTTTATCCCTTTATGACGGCCCGCGACAATCTGGAATATTACCGGATACAGCGGGGCATTGCCGGCAGGGAATGCGTGGACGAGGCTCTGGAGCTGGTTGGTCTCAGCGATACCGGAAAAAAGAAATTCCAGAAATTCTCGCTGGGGATGAAACAGCGCCTTGGCCTGGCCCTGGCCATCATGCACCGGCCCGACCTGCTGATTCTGGACGAACCCACCAATGGGCTGGACCCCATGGGCATTGTGGCAATCCGGAACGTTCTGCTGCGGCTTAACCGGGAGCAGGAGGTCACCATTCTGATTTCCAGCCATATTCTCTCTGAGCTTTCCACCCTGGCAACCCGCTATGGCTTTATCCATCAGGGGCGTCTTGTCAATGAAATTACCGCCAGGGAGCTCGAATGCGAATGTCAGGAGTATCTCGAGGTGGTCGCGGACAACACCGAAAAGGCTGCCATGGTTTTGGAAACCTGCCTGGACTGCCGCGCCTATGAGGTTCTCCCCGACGGCGTACTGCGTGTCTACGGCTTTCTGGACCAGGTGCCGCTCTTATCACAGACACTGGCGCAAAACGGCGTTGGCCTTTACTCGCTGACCCCCAAAGGCTCCAATCTCGAGGACTATTTTATCTCAGTTATCGGAGGTGAAGAAAATGCTTAA
- a CDS encoding sensor histidine kinase, whose amino-acid sequence MFLTLIFFIALSAVLLALLLLERRSLGKLRDDLGAVNHSDESTPNRRLSLPAPGRSLESLVREINTLMDQKQAVQVESLRREKALRRQIANISHDLRTPLTAILGYTQLLKDPTLSAEDRAEYLTVVEKRSHTLQTLLTGFYDLSRMESGEYPLNLCPVALHPILCELLAAFYEDFTDKDIHLEIDLEDGLPEVRADAGAVTRIFTNLIQNSLKHGGRHLEIRQYAEGNTVVTIFKNEAGGLTESDIASIFDRFFTADRMRTGQNTGLGLAIVKNLVEAMGHRVTASLDGSLFSLRIYWNQA is encoded by the coding sequence ATGTTCCTGACACTCATCTTTTTTATCGCACTGTCGGCCGTTTTACTGGCTCTTTTACTTCTTGAGCGCCGGAGCCTCGGCAAGCTCAGGGATGACCTGGGCGCCGTCAACCATTCTGATGAAAGCACGCCGAACAGGCGCCTGTCCCTGCCGGCGCCCGGGCGCTCCCTTGAGTCGCTGGTCCGCGAGATCAATACCCTGATGGACCAGAAGCAGGCGGTTCAGGTGGAATCCCTGCGGCGGGAGAAGGCGCTTAGACGCCAGATCGCCAACATCTCCCATGACCTGCGGACACCGCTGACGGCCATTCTTGGCTACACCCAGCTTTTAAAAGATCCCACCCTGTCCGCCGAGGACCGGGCCGAATATCTGACCGTGGTGGAAAAGCGCTCCCACACCCTCCAGACCCTGCTCACAGGTTTTTACGATCTCTCCCGGATGGAATCCGGCGAGTACCCCCTGAACCTCTGCCCGGTTGCGCTCCACCCCATTCTCTGCGAGCTGCTGGCCGCTTTTTATGAAGACTTTACGGACAAGGACATTCATCTTGAGATTGACCTTGAGGATGGGCTGCCCGAGGTGCGTGCTGACGCGGGCGCAGTCACCCGCATTTTCACCAACCTGATCCAAAATTCCCTGAAGCACGGAGGCCGGCACCTTGAAATCCGCCAGTACGCCGAGGGAAATACCGTAGTCACGATTTTCAAAAACGAGGCCGGTGGTCTGACCGAGTCGGACATCGCTTCGATTTTTGACCGCTTTTTCACAGCCGACCGCATGCGCACCGGCCAGAACACCGGGCTGGGTCTGGCCATTGTCAAAAATCTGGTGGAGGCCATGGGCCACCGGGTCACCGCCAGTCTGGACGGCTCACTTTTCAGCCTCCGCATTTACTGGAATCAGGCGTAA
- a CDS encoding FGGY-family carbohydrate kinase, producing MKQANYFMGIDLGTQSVRVVVADMSGNVVVSDEQAYETLYPQAGWAEQRPADWWSCLNTAVANVTDKLSIGLRYSISAISVCATSPTIIPVDENGEALTNAIMWMDNRAVKETASVNATHHPILDYCGGEDSVEWTIPKMLWIKNNQPEVYQRSYKIIEQLDYINHKLCGKFTNSVCQAACKAHYVACEGGWSDDFFNQAGLEDYKDKMILDVTRVGDVLGTINKDFAEKYDLNPEMLVVQGGIDAHIGMLGLGVDRAGKMAMIMGTSFVQLCFSEQKLQLDGLWGPYDAPIIPDAWLLEGGQTSAGSIVKWYMREFGVDKMDNPYAYMNEQIEGIAPGAEGLVALDFFQGNRTPYKDANAKGVIYGLTLSHTKAHIYRALLESVAFGTKNIIDSFEQNGSPVNTIVGCGGVTKDKVWMQIISDVTGKPIVVTEDAGASALGCAIVASVGSKAYTNFEEATRGMVKEAYVVEPNPETHAVYEGIFEKYVEIYNQLKGTMAQ from the coding sequence ATGAAGCAAGCGAATTATTTTATGGGTATTGATTTGGGCACACAGAGTGTGCGTGTGGTGGTAGCTGATATGAGCGGCAACGTGGTGGTATCGGACGAGCAGGCTTATGAAACCCTGTACCCCCAGGCGGGATGGGCAGAGCAGCGGCCCGCGGACTGGTGGAGCTGTCTGAACACCGCGGTCGCCAATGTGACGGATAAGCTGTCCATCGGCCTGCGCTACAGCATATCCGCCATCAGCGTATGCGCCACCTCGCCTACCATTATCCCGGTGGATGAAAACGGCGAGGCCCTGACCAATGCCATCATGTGGATGGACAACCGGGCGGTTAAGGAGACGGCGTCTGTCAACGCGACCCACCACCCGATCCTCGACTATTGCGGCGGCGAGGATTCTGTGGAGTGGACCATCCCGAAAATGCTCTGGATTAAAAATAATCAGCCGGAGGTTTACCAGAGGAGCTATAAGATCATCGAGCAGCTTGACTATATCAACCATAAGCTCTGCGGCAAATTTACGAACTCGGTCTGCCAGGCGGCCTGTAAAGCCCATTATGTGGCATGTGAGGGCGGCTGGTCCGACGACTTTTTCAACCAGGCAGGCCTTGAGGATTATAAGGATAAGATGATTCTGGACGTGACCCGGGTGGGTGATGTGCTGGGTACCATCAATAAGGACTTTGCGGAAAAATACGATCTGAACCCGGAAATGCTCGTGGTGCAGGGGGGCATCGACGCCCACATCGGTATGCTTGGCCTGGGGGTAGACCGGGCCGGTAAAATGGCCATGATCATGGGCACCAGCTTTGTACAGCTCTGCTTCTCCGAACAGAAGCTTCAGCTGGACGGCCTCTGGGGGCCTTACGACGCGCCCATTATCCCGGACGCCTGGCTGCTGGAGGGGGGACAGACCTCAGCCGGCTCCATTGTAAAATGGTACATGCGTGAGTTTGGCGTGGACAAAATGGACAACCCCTACGCTTATATGAATGAACAGATTGAGGGCATTGCCCCCGGGGCCGAGGGACTGGTGGCCCTGGATTTCTTCCAGGGGAACCGTACCCCCTATAAGGACGCCAACGCCAAGGGGGTTATCTATGGCCTGACCCTCAGCCATACCAAGGCGCATATTTACAGAGCCCTGCTGGAATCCGTGGCCTTTGGCACCAAGAACATCATTGACAGCTTTGAGCAGAATGGCAGCCCAGTCAATACCATTGTGGGCTGCGGCGGCGTCACCAAGGATAAGGTCTGGATGCAGATCATCTCGGATGTGACCGGAAAACCCATTGTGGTGACCGAGGACGCAGGCGCCAGCGCTCTGGGCTGTGCCATTGTGGCCTCTGTGGGCTCTAAGGCCTACACGAATTTTGAGGAAGCCACCCGCGGCATGGTTAAGGAAGCCTATGTGGTCGAGCCAAACCCGGAAACCCATGCGGTGTACGAAGGCATCTTTGAAAAATATGTGGAAATCTACAATCAGCTGAAGGGAACCATGGCCCAATAA